CAGGAAATTAATACTGCAACTATCAGAATAAAAATCCCTTTTCTATCAAACAGATAACCAAAAATCAACGCTGCCACTGCATCCACACCCATTGCCAACGCATATATAACGGGAATTGTCAAGCCAGAAGCCAGAGCTTGTTTTTGTAAGTGATAGGCAACCAAGGGAAAATCTGCATAACCAGCAGCTACCACGGCGACAGCACCCAGATAAATCCAAAACACAGGGGGTAAACCCTCCTCTTGTGAGGCAATTTCCTCCTCCTCGAAGTCTTGGGGGTTGGGGTATATCAGAGGCAAAATCAATAGCATGATTAAACCGAGGATAGCTGGTACAATCAGCACCAGAAAACCATTGTGATATCCTCCCTGCCAATATAGTACTGCTGCCACTGCTAAAGGACCAGCAACTGCACCAGTCTGATCCATTGCTTCGTGTAACCCAAAACCCAAACCTCTACCCACTTGACTTGCACCATGGGAAAGTAATGCATCACGGGGTGGGGTACGAATTGCTTTACCAGTACGTTCCGCAATCATTAAACCCGCAGCAATTTCCCATCTGTCGGCAAGAGCAAGTAGGGGAACAACGGCAGTATTCAAAAAATAGCCCAGGGTGGTGATAGTCCAATACTGACGGCTTCTGTCACTTAAATAACCAACTCCTAAGCGTAAACCGTAGCCGACTAATTCGCCAAAACCAGCGATTAAACCAACGAGAGTACCGCTTGCACCCAGGGTTTCCAGGTAAGCTCCGGTGATACTTCGCGCTCCTTCATAGGTAGCATCGGCGCAAAGGCTGACAAATCCGAGTAAAATAATAAACCTGAAGGCAGTAGATTTTTGTCCCATTCTGTGAATGATTTTTGATAGTTTGCTTTCCTATTCAAGCATTTGTTTGTTGTGGAAAAATGCAGAATCACAACAGAGTGAAAGGGAAAATATGGGAGAATGGGAAAGTTCTGTAGCAGTCATCGATGAACAGAATGTTTCAAGTTAAGCTATTGAATTGAGGAGTGTATTTGATTGAACTGGGAAGTTCACAAGAGCGCGAAGACAGAGGAAAACATGAAAGACGCAAATATTGCTCTGTGATTTTGAGAAATAATGAAACGAAAGTTTTCACTGATTTGTCACGGTGAAACATCTTTATAAATAATACCACCTCAACTTACCAAGTAAATTGGTAACATTATGCCTAGAAAAGAACAAGGATGGATTACTTTTCAAGCCTCAGAAGAAGAAAGACAACTTCTAGAGGAATTATCTCAGCTCTCGCAACGGACAAAGACGGAAATTTTGCGAGAACTTGTACGCGGCTTGAGTGACAATGCTGATGGAGGACGGAGCATGGAGCGATCGCCCCAAACAACCCAGAGTAAGCGACGTCATAAAAATCACGATACTCCCCCTACCACCCCTACAGAAACCCCGAAAAAATTCCTCAAAGTTAGCTCCAGAAATATACTCAAGGGAGTCGTAACTAAAGTCATCCGTGGAGAAGTGAATAGTCAGGTGACATTAAAGGTTGTTCATGAGGTGGAGTTGACTTCGATTATCACCACAACTTCTGCGGAAGAATTGGGAATTGAAGAAGGAACAGATGCTTACGCAGTCATCAAATCCAATGATATTGTGATTGCCAAGGATTAACCTGTGGATATTGCATCAAGTCAGGGGTAAATTATCTGGATCAATCCCTTGGGAGCGTAAATAAGTGATTAACCGTTCTTTCTGCTGACGTTCCTGCTCTGCACGTTGACTTTCTTGCTCTGCACGTTGACGTTCCTGCTCCGCACGCTGACGTTCTTGCTCTACAAGCTCCACACTCCAAGGTAACAAATTACCCCCTTCATCCCACCATCGTAACCAATAACCTGTTCGACCTTCTTTGGTTCCTTGCCAGGTTCCCAAAAATAGCCCCAGGTTGTCAATCCAATTACGACCATTTTCGTCGGGTTGTTGCAACTCATAACGACCATTTTCTAATTGATGGAATTCAACTAAACCACCATCGGAATTAAAAATTACATAAATCGGAACCTGCAAAACTTGCTCATAAAAAAACCATTTTCCTGGTGGGAAAGCTCTACGAGAAGAATATTCTGCACCATCGGTATCTGAGAGAAATTCCATCACCACCGCAGGTACATCCCCTTCCAAATTGGGTGTATAACTTTTACGGTCGGCTAAAACTTCTAAAACCGAGGGAATATAAAGCCAATCTGGTGCTTTGACAACAAATTTACCATTGAGGGTAGCGCAAAGACCAAAATTTGAGGCAATTAACATTTGGGGTTGAATGAAACCACTGATTTCAAGGCTTTCACTCAAAGCTCCAGCCAAAAGTGGCTGACCTATATTATCCACTGGATCGTTCTCTAATTGGAAATCATCGGGCAACGCTTCCCAAGTTATCACCAGTTCTGTTGATGCTTTAGCTTCACCGACCTGGACGACCATAGACACTGCCTTTTTTAACCTGTTTTTATTGTATCCCTTGGATGATATTTTAAAAATGTTTGCATCCTACCTAGTCAGGATGATAAAGCCAAATCACAGTGAGAAAATAGCAGGAATTCATCAAACATTCAGGAAATTCTCAGTGAGAAAGCTTAATCTGGAAAATATCCCCTAAAACCCTATTAAAATAATTCGTAATGCTCCCTGCGGGAGAGCTAACGCTAACGTAATTACTTTTTGTGACGGGGACTTAAACCCTCAAAGTTGGTTAAATGCAGGTTCAGTTAATAATTTTTATGAGCTGATTTTTTTGATTGCTTTGATTTTCCTAACCATTAATTTCTAGATGGTACAACCGCAGGATTTTTCTCTGCAATTAATCTAAATCCCCAATCTCCATTCCAAATCCAAAATTGCCTGACTCATGTGTCGTTTACTTGCATATCTTGGTTCACCGATTCTTCTGCAACCACTTTTGTATCAACCAGAACACTCTCTTGTTGTTCAAAGTTACCAACCTCAGGAAATGCTTTCTGGAGTTGTGAATGCGGATGGATTTGGTGTTGGTTGGTACCATACCACTAAAGATACAGAACCCTTTATTTACAGAAGTACCCTACCAATTTGGAATGATGATAACTTACCACATCTGAGCCGTTATATCGAATCTCAGTGCTTAGTTGGCTATGTACGTAGTGCTACCCCAGGACAAGCATTAGATTTAAGTAATAGTCAACCATTTCAATATCAGCGTTTGCTGTTTATTCATAATGGCAGGATTGATAAATTTCGCCAAACCTTGTATCGACCAATTAGAGAGCAATTAAGTGATGAAATCTACCAGTTTGTTCGTGGTAGCACTGACTCGGAGCATATCTTTGCTTTGTTACTAGCCCTTTGGCAAAAACAACCAGAGATGACTCTAGAGAAAGCTTTGCACACAACTCTGCTCACCTTGACAGAGATGGCAGCAGCATATCAAACCTATGCCTATGTCAATGTTGTCATCAGTGATGGACATCGTTTAGTTGCGGCAAGGTATGGAACCAAATCCCCTGCACCCTCCCTTTATTGGCTACAAAATGGTGGTAATTTCCCGGAATCGATAATTATTGCTTCCGAACCTTTATTTCCAGGGGATTGGCAATCCTTCCCAGAAAACAGCATTATCAGTGTGGGAGAAGACAGTGATTTTAGAATTGAGCAAGTCTAGGTTAAAACAGAGGATTTTTCGAGATTTTCAAGATTGTCGAGAGTCCGCGATCGCGCTCTTTGCGGGTATGGATGCAGAGACTTTTTGCCAACAGATACATCCTGATTTTAGTCCTGTGGGCTGGCATTTGGGACACATCGCCTATACGGAGTCTTTGTGGATACTGGAACGTAGTGCGGGTTTACCCTGTCCTTTTCCCGAATATCGCCAATTATACGCTGCGGATGGTTTACCAAAATCCCAGCGAGTCAAATTACCTTCCCTTGAAGAAACACTACATTATCTCCATACTATCCGTAGCAAAGTTCTTACCTATTTAGAGGTGACTGAGATAGAATCCCAGGAGCGTTTGTGGCGTTTTTTACTTCAACACGAGAGTCAACACTGTGAAACTGCTAGTTTTGTCTTAGCTTTAATCAAGGCTCAACAGTCAAAAGTTCACCATCCGCAGTCAACAGTTGACAGTCAAGAATTCACCGAAATGGTGAAAATTCCGGCAGGTGAATTTGAGATGGGGAGTAATTCTCCAGATGCTTTAGACAATGAGCGACCCCAGCACAAAGTATATCTAGACACTTACTATATTGATAAATATCCGGTGACTCGCGGTCAATATCGCCAATTTATCCAAGGAGGAGGCTACGCAGATTCGCGGTTATGGTCAGACTTTGGATGGTATTGGTTAAAACACGAGCAGGTAAATCAGCCTTTGTACTGGGATGATGATGCAACTATGGATGCTCATCCGGTATGTGGTGTTAGCTGGTATGAAGCTGAAGCTTACGCCAATTTTGTGGGTAAAAGGCTACCAACGGAAGCAGAATGGGAAAAAGCCTCTAGTTGGGATAGGAACCAGGGTATAAGTAGAATTTATCCTTGGGGAGATGACACACCAAGTCACAGATATTGCAACCATCACAATCATCTGGGGGGAACGACTCCCGTGAATTACTATCCTGAGGGGCAAAGTAGCTATGGTATTTATGATACCCTCGGTAACGTTTGGGAGTGGACAGGAAGCTGGTTTGATGGCTACGAAGGTTTTGAATTTTATCCCTACATTGGTTATTCCCAAGTATATTTTGACAAGCAACACCGAGTATTAAAGGGGGGAAGTTGGGTGACTCGTCCCTGGACAATGCGATGTAGCTTTCGTAACTGGTATCATCCTACGACTAGACAGCTTTTTGCTGGTTTTCGCTGTGTCATGAGTTGATTTCTAATAGTCAACATAGGTATCTTCAAAATCAGAAATCCCTTGAGGGCAGGTAAGCTATTACTCATTACCCATTCCCCATTACCTATTCCCATTACCTAAACCAAAATCCTATGACTGTATCAAAAGAACTGAGTAGTATTTCCCAGCGTTTACAGGTGCGGCATTTACTCAAAGATACTCGATTTCAGACTGAAAGTTATGGTGCTGATGTGGTTCAAGGTTTGACACAAACACCAAAAACCTTACCCCCACGTTATTTTTATGATGATTGGGGTTCCCAGTTGTTTGAGCAGATTTGTGAGTTGCCTGAGTATTATGTGACACGTACAGAGACGGCAATTCTAGAAAAATATGCTGGAGAAATTGCCCAGGTGACGGGTGTTTGTGAGATTGTGGAGTTGGGTAGTGGTAGCTCAACGAAAACGCGACTGATTTTAGATGCTTATCAAGCTGCGGGTTTGCCGCTTTATTATCTGCCGATTGATGTGAGTGCGGGGATATTAGAAAGTAGTGCGAAACAATTATTAGTTGATTATCCGACTTTACGGGTACAAGCTTTGGCGGGAACCTATGAAATGGCTTTATCACAGTTAGGTGATGCAGTTTTAGCCAATAGGATGATTTGTTTTTTAGGCAGTACTCTCGGCAATTTAAATCCCCAGGAATGTGATGAGTTTTTATCACAAATTACGGCAGCTTTGCAGTTAGGTGAGTATTTTTTATTGGGGGTAGATTTGCAGAAACCCAAAGATATTTTAGATGCTGCTTATAACGATCGCCAGGGAGTGACAGCTGCATTTAACCTAAATATGCTCACCCATGTAAATCGCTTGTATGGTGGCAACTTTGATGTCTCACAGTTCACCCATTGGGCATTTTATAACGAAGACGAGCAGCAAATTGAGATGCATTTACGTAGCGATCGCCCCCAATCTATTCACTTCGATGCTCTCAACTTATCAGTAAACTTTGAGACTGATGAGACTATCCGTACGGAGATTTCTCGTAAGTTTAATTTAGAAAAGATTCAGCAAGAACTCAAAGCCAAAGGGCTGATTCCGCAACACGTCTGGACAGACGAGCAATCATGGTTTGGCTTGATATTGTGTCAATTGCAACTGAGTTAGGCAAGGGTAGGTAATATTGGCAATACAAGAAACCCATTTTTTAATACCCCGTCTCCCCTTGATGTTAATTTCTATCAGATTATTTTCGAGGGATTGAGATTGGTGTAGCATTTATCATCGCAGTAATACCGATTCAAAAAATGTTTGCAACATATCCAGAATATGAGATGTGATATTATAGCCTCTTGCTCCCTGCTCCCTCTACGCTAACACGTCTCTACAAAATTCATCTGTTGCCTTCTTTTTTCAAATTGGTATTACTCGACTGGAAAACCCTATTGTGGCGATCGCCTTCATATCAATTCAAACCAAACCCATCGCTGGCGCTAACCATGGCGAATATAATGTAAGGTGAAGTACCCCAACCAGCTTCAAAACTTTGGAAATTTTAGTAGATTCAAAAAGAGAATAAAAATGCTGAATGCAGTAGAGTTTCAAGCAAAAATCCAAAATGGTTTAATTCAGATTCCCGATCAGTACAAACAAGAACTTGGTGAAGGAGAAGATATTAAAGTCATTGTTTTGGTACAAAAAAAATTGTCTCAAAAAAAAGACATAATTGATGAATTGACTGAGCATCCCGTTCAAGTGAATGGTTTTCTCAGTCGTGAGGAAATTTACAATCGTTAGTTATGACAAATGTTATATCTTTTATTGATACCAATGTTTGGTTATATCGTTTTTAATATGAAGTTGCATAATAAAAAACCCCACCCTAACCCTCCCCGCTAGCGAGGAGGGAACAAGAATCTAGTTCCCCCTCCCCGCAAGCGGGGTAGGGGGTTAGGGGGTGGGGTCAAATTCTGTGCAGCCTCATACAGAATTGGTATAAGGAAGCAATCTCAAAGTCTAGTTTTCCCGTTACGATTGTGTAAGTCCTATTTTTGAAAAAGTTGGAGTTCTAAACCCCAGCAACAAACTCTCAAATACCCATCACTTACCCTTATTTGAAGAAATATCACCAACGCTTGCATTATTACCAATAATAGTAACCATAGTTCCCACATCGCTATTACTAACCGTCAAATTATTCACAATCCCGCGAATCGTTTCCTCTGTTTGCTGTTTGTCGTATCCTGCGGTTGCTAATCCTTTACCACCACACAACAAAGCAACGGGGAAATCTTCGGTTTCAAAGCTGAAAAATGGTGTTTGTTCGGCTTTACATAATTCCCGTGCGGTTGCGGGTACGGTTTTGCTGAGATAGTTCATTAAATGGGAAACCTTGACGACTTTATCCCCCGCTTGGTTTGCTGCACCTTGCAATGCTTCTAGGAGATGGTAGGTATAGACGCTCATTTTGCCATCGGGACGTATCCAGGATGATTGGTTTCCCGTGGAGGAGGTGAAAACGACTTTTCCCGCACCTTGTTTGAGTTCGTCGATGATATTTTTGGGTAAAGCACTTTCCACAAAGTTATCTGGTAAATCGCTATCTTGTGGTTCATCCTTGGATGATGCCATACCTTGGGCGTGACAGCTATCGATAATTACGAGTAATTGCTTTGCTGGGATTTGTTGTAATGCAGTATTAAAGTTTTCCGCAGGTAAAGCTGTTTTAGTTAATTTATGGGGTTTTGTATCGTGGGGAATTAAATAATATTGATTTGTGGATTTATCCAACCAGCCATGACCGGAATAATATATAAATATAGTTGCTTCCGGGTCATTTTCGGCTTGTTGT
The Calothrix sp. 336/3 DNA segment above includes these coding regions:
- the egtD gene encoding L-histidine N(alpha)-methyltransferase, translated to MTVSKELSSISQRLQVRHLLKDTRFQTESYGADVVQGLTQTPKTLPPRYFYDDWGSQLFEQICELPEYYVTRTETAILEKYAGEIAQVTGVCEIVELGSGSSTKTRLILDAYQAAGLPLYYLPIDVSAGILESSAKQLLVDYPTLRVQALAGTYEMALSQLGDAVLANRMICFLGSTLGNLNPQECDEFLSQITAALQLGEYFLLGVDLQKPKDILDAAYNDRQGVTAAFNLNMLTHVNRLYGGNFDVSQFTHWAFYNEDEQQIEMHLRSDRPQSIHFDALNLSVNFETDETIRTEISRKFNLEKIQQELKAKGLIPQHVWTDEQSWFGLILCQLQLS
- a CDS encoding Uma2 family endonuclease; the protein is MVVQVGEAKASTELVITWEALPDDFQLENDPVDNIGQPLLAGALSESLEISGFIQPQMLIASNFGLCATLNGKFVVKAPDWLYIPSVLEVLADRKSYTPNLEGDVPAVVMEFLSDTDGAEYSSRRAFPPGKWFFYEQVLQVPIYVIFNSDGGLVEFHQLENGRYELQQPDENGRNWIDNLGLFLGTWQGTKEGRTGYWLRWWDEGGNLLPWSVELVEQERQRAEQERQRAEQESQRAEQERQQKERLITYLRSQGIDPDNLPLT
- a CDS encoding SUMF1/EgtB/PvdO family nonheme iron enzyme produces the protein MILELSKSRLKQRIFRDFQDCRESAIALFAGMDAETFCQQIHPDFSPVGWHLGHIAYTESLWILERSAGLPCPFPEYRQLYAADGLPKSQRVKLPSLEETLHYLHTIRSKVLTYLEVTEIESQERLWRFLLQHESQHCETASFVLALIKAQQSKVHHPQSTVDSQEFTEMVKIPAGEFEMGSNSPDALDNERPQHKVYLDTYYIDKYPVTRGQYRQFIQGGGYADSRLWSDFGWYWLKHEQVNQPLYWDDDATMDAHPVCGVSWYEAEAYANFVGKRLPTEAEWEKASSWDRNQGISRIYPWGDDTPSHRYCNHHNHLGGTTPVNYYPEGQSSYGIYDTLGNVWEWTGSWFDGYEGFEFYPYIGYSQVYFDKQHRVLKGGSWVTRPWTMRCSFRNWYHPTTRQLFAGFRCVMS
- a CDS encoding MFS transporter — encoded protein: MGQKSTAFRFIILLGFVSLCADATYEGARSITGAYLETLGASGTLVGLIAGFGELVGYGLRLGVGYLSDRSRQYWTITTLGYFLNTAVVPLLALADRWEIAAGLMIAERTGKAIRTPPRDALLSHGASQVGRGLGFGLHEAMDQTGAVAGPLAVAAVLYWQGGYHNGFLVLIVPAILGLIMLLILPLIYPNPQDFEEEEIASQEEGLPPVFWIYLGAVAVVAAGYADFPLVAYHLQKQALASGLTIPVIYALAMGVDAVAALIFGYLFDRKGIFILIVAVLISCGFAPLTFSHQTNLAILGMILWGVGMGAQESILKAAIAGIVPKNQRASAYGIFSAGYGLAWFLGSTLMGILYDWSITLLIIFSVVSQLLAVPFLLWVKFQTHQVPKSTNI
- a CDS encoding molybdopterin-binding protein — protein: MPRKEQGWITFQASEEERQLLEELSQLSQRTKTEILRELVRGLSDNADGGRSMERSPQTTQSKRRHKNHDTPPTTPTETPKKFLKVSSRNILKGVVTKVIRGEVNSQVTLKVVHEVELTSIITTTSAEELGIEEGTDAYAVIKSNDIVIAKD
- the egtC gene encoding ergothioneine biosynthesis protein EgtC, with product MCRLLAYLGSPILLQPLLYQPEHSLVVQSYQPQEMLSGVVNADGFGVGWYHTTKDTEPFIYRSTLPIWNDDNLPHLSRYIESQCLVGYVRSATPGQALDLSNSQPFQYQRLLFIHNGRIDKFRQTLYRPIREQLSDEIYQFVRGSTDSEHIFALLLALWQKQPEMTLEKALHTTLLTLTEMAAAYQTYAYVNVVISDGHRLVAARYGTKSPAPSLYWLQNGGNFPESIIIASEPLFPGDWQSFPENSIISVGEDSDFRIEQV